In the Pirellulales bacterium genome, one interval contains:
- the cysC gene encoding adenylyl-sulfate kinase, translating into MAHDTNVTWHEHSVSREEREKLNGNKGCVIWFTGLSACGKSTISNLVDHKLHAREVHSYVLDGDNVRHGLNAGPGMLKERHGEEFAKRFGLGFSAQDREENIRRIGAVAKLFAEAGIVALTAFISPYRRDRDAVRANMRPGDFIEIFVDAPIEVCEARDPKGLYKKARAGELKGFTGIDDPYEAPQSPELVLDAGKKDAETLANEVIAYLEKSGKLC; encoded by the coding sequence ATGGCCCACGACACCAACGTTACCTGGCACGAACACAGCGTCAGCCGTGAAGAACGCGAAAAGCTCAACGGCAACAAGGGGTGCGTGATCTGGTTCACGGGCTTGAGCGCTTGCGGCAAGAGCACGATCTCGAACCTGGTCGACCACAAGCTGCACGCCCGCGAGGTCCACAGCTACGTCCTCGATGGCGATAACGTCCGGCACGGGCTGAACGCCGGCCCAGGCATGCTCAAGGAACGCCATGGCGAGGAATTCGCCAAGCGTTTCGGGTTGGGCTTTTCGGCCCAGGACCGCGAAGAGAATATCCGCCGCATCGGCGCCGTGGCCAAGTTGTTCGCGGAAGCCGGTATTGTGGCGCTCACCGCGTTCATCAGCCCCTATCGTCGTGATCGCGACGCGGTGCGGGCCAACATGCGCCCCGGCGATTTCATCGAAATCTTCGTCGATGCGCCGATCGAGGTTTGCGAAGCCCGCGATCCCAAGGGGCTGTACAAGAAGGCTCGTGCCGGCGAACTGAAGGGCTTCACCGGCATCGACGATCCGTACGAAGCACCGCAAAGCCCGGAACTGGTTCTCGACGCGGGCAAAAAAGACGCCGAAACGCTGGCTAACGAGGTGATCGCTTACCTCGAAAAGTCGGGCAAGCTCTGCTAA
- a CDS encoding enoyl-ACP reductase, producing the protein MGLFDGKKGLVLGVANDHSIAWAIAQFVMSEGAECGFTHLPDRPDDERQRNRRRVALLTDPEPRAKFLIPMEVSSDDDIRAAMKRTGEEFGKIDFLIHSIAYAPLEDLKVNTVECSREGFKQAMDISAYSLIAVTNAAREIMNDKGSILTMTYFGGERAVPGYNMMGVCKAALDSIVKYLAFDLGPRRIRVNAVSAGPLRTLAGRGAGVDDMLTLYEAMAPLGRNITHEEVGRTGGFLLSDMADGITGEILHVDGGYNIMGSPGRMLDKYRDQLKG; encoded by the coding sequence ATGGGTCTGTTCGATGGCAAAAAAGGGCTGGTCCTGGGGGTCGCCAACGATCACTCCATCGCCTGGGCGATTGCGCAGTTCGTGATGAGCGAAGGAGCCGAGTGCGGCTTTACGCACTTGCCCGACCGCCCTGACGACGAGCGGCAGCGCAATCGCCGCCGCGTGGCGCTCCTGACCGACCCGGAGCCGCGGGCCAAGTTCCTGATCCCCATGGAAGTCAGCAGCGACGACGACATTCGCGCCGCCATGAAGCGCACGGGCGAAGAGTTCGGCAAGATCGACTTCCTGATCCACTCGATCGCCTACGCTCCGCTCGAGGATTTGAAGGTCAACACCGTGGAATGCAGCCGCGAGGGCTTCAAGCAGGCGATGGACATCAGCGCCTACAGCCTGATCGCCGTGACCAACGCGGCGCGCGAGATCATGAACGACAAGGGGAGCATTCTCACGATGACCTATTTCGGCGGCGAGCGGGCCGTGCCTGGCTACAACATGATGGGCGTCTGCAAAGCGGCGCTCGATTCGATCGTAAAGTACCTGGCCTTCGACCTGGGCCCGCGGCGGATTCGCGTCAACGCCGTGAGCGCCGGGCCCCTGCGAACCCTAGCCGGTCGTGGGGCGGGCGTCGACGACATGCTTACGCTCTACGAAGCCATGGCCCCCCTGGGCCGCAACATCACGCATGAAGAAGTCGGCCGCACCGGCGGCTTTTTGCTCTCCGACATGGCCGACGGCATTACGGGCGAGATCCTGCACGTCGACGGCGGTTACAACATCATGGGCTCGCCCGGCCGCATGCTGGACAAGTACCGCGATCAATTGAAGGGCTGA